Below is a genomic region from Caulobacter rhizosphaerae.
GGCGGCTCGACCGAAGTCGAGGTGAAGGAAAAGAAGGATCGCGTCGACGACGCCCTGAACGCGACCCGCGCGGCCGTGGAAGAAGGCATCGTCCCGGGCGGCGGCGTGGCTCTGCTGAAGGCCTCCAAGGCCCTGGCGACCCTGGTCGGCGACAATGACGACCAGACCGCCGGCATCGCCATCGTCCGTCGCGCCCTGCAGGCTCCGATCCGCCAGATCGCCGAGAACGCCGGCGTCGAAGGCTCGATCGTGGTCGGCAAGATCCTCGAAAGCGACTCGACCACCTTCGGCTTCAACGCCCAGACCGAGCAGTATGTCGACCTGATCACCGACGGCGTCATCGACCCCGCCAAGGTGGTCCGCACCGCCCTGCAGGACGCCGCCTCGGTGGCCGGCCTGCTGATCACCACCGAAGCCGCCATCGTCGAGGCGCCCAAGAAGGGCGCCGGCGCCGGCGGCCCTCCCGGCGGCGGCATGGGCGGCATGGGCGACATGGACTTCTAAGAAGTCCGGTCAGCCTAGGCTGAACGAAATGGAGAAGGGCGGGACCGAAAGGTCCCGCCCTTTTCTTTTGGCTATTGCGCCTGCGCCCGACGCCGCTCCCACGCGACCAGGATGTCGAGGAAGGCCGTGACCCGGGCGCGCCGAAAGCGGGTCGCGGGCGTGACGGCGTAGATCCCGCCGCTCTCGAGACTCCAGGCGGGCAGCACGCGGATCAGGCGGCCGCTGGCCAGGTCGGCCTGCACCGCATAGTCCGGCAGGATCGAGAGGCCGACGCCGGCCCGCACCGCTTCCAGAACCCCCAGGGTGGCGTCGATGGCCAGCGCCGCCGACACCCGCACCGACCGCTGCTGGCCTTCGCCGTTGGAAAAGGTCCAGCCCAGCGGGTCGCGCAGGACGCTGTTGGCGACGAAGGGCAGATCCGCGACCTGGCTAGGCTCGGCGCCGTCGCCCAGCCGGGCCGCCAAGGCGGGGCTCGCGACCAGGATCTGCTGGAACGATCCGATCCGCCGCGCCCGCAAGGCGCTGTCGGTCAGCCAGCCGACCCGGATCGCCAGTTCCATGTCCTTCTCGACCGGATCCAGGGTCCGGTCGCTGATCACCAGGTCGGCGGTGCAGGCCGGAAACCGGCGGTGGAACTCGGCGATGGCCGGGACGACGACGGCGACGCCGTAGTCGAACGGGGCGGTCAGCCGCAGCAGGCCGGTCGGCGCGCGATCGTCGGCCTCCAGACCGTCGAAGGCCTCCTGCGCTTCGGACAGCACGCGGGCGCAACGTTCGTAGAAGGCGCGCCCTTCCTCGGTCGGCCGCACGCTGCGGGTGGTGCGGACCAGCAGGGTGGTCTCGAACGCGCGCTCGAGCTTGGCGACCTGCTGGCTGACCACGGCCTTGGTGATGCCCAGCCGATCGGCCGCCGCCGTGAACGAGCCGGTTTCGACCACCTCGGCGAAATAGGCCATGCGCTTGAGATTGTTGAGGCCGCGATCGGCGCCGTCCCGGTGATTGTATGTCTGTGACATACGATGAGTGTATTTTCCCGACCTTTGCATGGCAATCGGCCGGGCGCATCCTGCGGGAGATCAGGAGCCCCTCATGCCCACCCGGAGACTGATGATGACGATGATCGCAGGCGGCGCCGCCGCAACCCTCGCCGGCCAGAGCGATGCGCTGGCCGCTGGCGTCACGCTGGACTGGAAGGCCTTCCCCGCTGGGGAAAACGGCTTCTTCCGCGCGCCGGTCCTGGTCTGGGGCCCCAAGGAAGCCGTGCTGATCGACGGCGGCTTCACCCTGCCCGACGGCCAGGCGCTGGCCGACGCCATCAAGGCCACGGGCCGCGAGCTGACGACCGTCTATGTCAGCCAGAGCGACCCGGACTATTATTTCAGCCTAGGACCGATCAAGGCCGCCTTCCCGGAGGCCAAGGTCTTGGCCGCTTCCGACACGATCGCGGCGATCCAGGCCAGCGTCGAGAAGAAGCTGGCGACCTGGGGGCCGCAGTTGGGCGACAACGGCCCCAAGACGCTCGCGGACATCGTCATGCCGACCGCCTTCGACGGTGATCAGTTGACCGTCGACGGCCAGGCGATCCAGATCGTCCCGGCCCAGGGCTTGGCCAATCGCCGCTATCTCTGGGCGCCGTCGCTGTCGGCGGTCTTCGGCGGCGTGCTGGTGTTCTCCGGCGTCCATGTCTGGACCGCGGACACCGCCGGCGCCGAGGCCCGCGCCGCCTGGGTCGCGCAGCTGGACGCCCTGCTGGCCCGCAAGCCGGCCGTGGTCGTGCCCGGCCACATGACGACCACGGCGCCAACCGGCTCGGCGGCGTTGACCTACACCCGAGACTACCTGCTGGCCTTCGAGCAGGAACTGGCCAAGGCCAAGGACTCCGCGGCCCTGATCGCGGCGATGACCGCCCGCTATCCGGACGCCGGCATGGGCCTGGCCC
It encodes:
- a CDS encoding LysR family transcriptional regulator → MSQTYNHRDGADRGLNNLKRMAYFAEVVETGSFTAAADRLGITKAVVSQQVAKLERAFETTLLVRTTRSVRPTEEGRAFYERCARVLSEAQEAFDGLEADDRAPTGLLRLTAPFDYGVAVVVPAIAEFHRRFPACTADLVISDRTLDPVEKDMELAIRVGWLTDSALRARRIGSFQQILVASPALAARLGDGAEPSQVADLPFVANSVLRDPLGWTFSNGEGQQRSVRVSAALAIDATLGVLEAVRAGVGLSILPDYAVQADLASGRLIRVLPAWSLESGGIYAVTPATRFRRARVTAFLDILVAWERRRAQAQ
- a CDS encoding MBL fold metallo-hydrolase, with the protein product MPTRRLMMTMIAGGAAATLAGQSDALAAGVTLDWKAFPAGENGFFRAPVLVWGPKEAVLIDGGFTLPDGQALADAIKATGRELTTVYVSQSDPDYYFSLGPIKAAFPEAKVLAASDTIAAIQASVEKKLATWGPQLGDNGPKTLADIVMPTAFDGDQLTVDGQAIQIVPAQGLANRRYLWAPSLSAVFGGVLVFSGVHVWTADTAGAEARAAWVAQLDALLARKPAVVVPGHMTTTAPTGSAALTYTRDYLLAFEQELAKAKDSAALIAAMTARYPDAGMGLALQIGAKVATGEMKWG